From Strix uralensis isolate ZFMK-TIS-50842 chromosome 1, bStrUra1, whole genome shotgun sequence, a single genomic window includes:
- the TMEM200C gene encoding transmembrane protein 200C, translating to MIATGGLLRISARKQDPLRPQSQVPKRKRKAKKKRKNDVVVVKGKLKLCSLSGLIALCGILVLLVGIALAVVGYWPKPSQVYREGSFSGGRHLASQGGTPKNRSRNQEGAQAGIHPESPSRANTSTTATTRGSPQSPPTSSSPQTSVGLLFRLFSSYLHSDKLKVLGPLIMGIGIFLFICANAVLHENRDKKTKIINLRDLYSTVIDAHSLRAKDGGTPASAPLNGFVNYVQSRGLELKPGGEGLGAAAMLAKSSWPPGLGVSLSPPDLSSSPRRSSFCTPPQPPSLAEAVYSIYQERAAHAGRTVTSPPCSPPESWGRRSTASSIVGSSLSAFALLPLAPSGGGGGWRRPPGERGAREIPRGEFELSLTNLSSSHGEGSCGTRRHKLVLRRQSTSCLPDARRPLFPEPPRSPAVSRCLNSSLLVKASSSYSKSLDLGGPPPSTPPPITRTDSQSSQSEPSSSNKGYSHLEEAGTSLESVANTPATKIQDCEEEPVEKTDPLKATSREQTGEQSQQTQRQYTNKEKLFMISRSHAALGLEDGELESTGI from the coding sequence ATGATCGCCACTGGAGGCCTCCTGAGGATCTCGGCTAGGAAACAGGACCCCTTGCGACCCCAAAGCCAAGTCCCCAAACGCAAACGCAAGGCCAAAAAGAAGCGCAAGAACGACGTGGTGGTGGTGAAAGGCAAGCTCAAGCTCTGCTCCCTCTCGGGGCTCATTGCCCTCTGTGGCATCCTGGTACTGCTGGTGGGCATCGCCTTGGCCGTGGTGGGCTACTGGCCAAAGCCCAGCCAGGTGTACAGAGAAGGCAGCTTCAGTGGGGGCCGGCACCTGGCATCGCAGGGTGGCACCCCCAAGAACCGCTCCCGGAACCAGGAAGGGGCTCAAGCAGGGATCCATCCAGAGTCACCCTCCAGAGCCAACACCTCCACCACTGCTACCACTCGGGGGTCCCCACAGTCCCCCCCCACTTCCTCATCCCCCCAGACCTCGGTGGGTTTGCTTTTCCGTCTTTTCTCGAGCTACTTGCATTCAGACAAGCTGAAGGTGCTGGGCCCCCTCATCATGGGTATCGGCATCTTCCTCTTCATCTGTGCCAATGCAGTATTGCACGAGAACCGCGACAAGAAGACCAAGATCATCAACCTGCGTGACCTCTACTCCACTGTCATCGATGCCCACAGCCTGCGGGCCAAGGACGGAGGCACCCCGGCCTCAGCTCCTCTGAACGGCTTTGTCAACTATGTGCAGTCCCGGGGCCTGGAGCTGAAACCTGGTGGTGAaggcctgggtgctgctgccatGCTGGCCAAGAGCTCCTGGCCACCGGGACTGGGGGTCTCCCTTTCCCCGCCAGACCTGTCGTCCTCGCCACGGCGTTCCTCCTTCTGCACCCCGCCGCAGCCGCCCAGCCTGGCCGAGGCTGTCTACAGCATCTACCAGGAGCGTGCTGCCCATGCTGGCCGCACTGTCACCAGCCCGCCCTGCAGCCCGCCAGAGAGCTGGGGCCGGCGCAGCACAGCCAGCTCCATTGTTGGCTCTTCACTGAGCGCTTTTGCCCTCCTGCCCTTGGCGCCGAGTGGTGGAGGGGGAGGCTGGCGGAGGCCCCCCGGTGAGCGGGGAGCGCGGGAGATCCCACGGGGGGAGTTCGAACTGAGCCTGACCAACCTCAGCAGCAGCCACGGTGAGGGAAGCTGCGGGACGAGGAGGCACAAGCTGGTTCTCAGGCGGCAGAGCACCAGCTGCTTGCCTGATGCCAGGCGTCCTCTTTTCCCTGAGCCGCCTCGGTCCCCAGCTGTCAGCAGGTGCCTGAACTCCAGCCTCTTGGTAAAGGCATCTTCTAGCTACTCCAAATCTCTGGATCTGGGAGGACCTCCCCCCTCAACCCCTCCTCCCATCACTAGGACGGATTCCCAGAGCTCCCAGTCTGAGCCTTCCAGCAGCAATAAGGGCTACAGCCACCTGGAGGAGGCAGGCACCTCCTTGGAGTCAGTTGCCAACACCCCAGCCACTAAAATCCAGGACTGTGAGGAGGAACCGGTCGAGAAGACGGACCCCCTCAAGGCTACCAGCAGAGAACAAACAGGGGAGCAATCCCAGCAAACTCAAAGACAGTACACAAATAAAGAGAAACTCTTTATGATTTCTAGGTCGCATGCTGCATTAGGGCTGGAGGATGGGGAACTGGAGAGTACTGGCATctaa